From Mobula birostris isolate sMobBir1 chromosome 8, sMobBir1.hap1, whole genome shotgun sequence, the proteins below share one genomic window:
- the LOC140202099 gene encoding probable G-protein coupled receptor 139, protein MGYPVIFVFESIYYPILAAVGITVNLVAIVILCRGKCRLSKCITRYLVAMAMADLMVVIVEVILKRINNIYFPINFLFITPVCATILVIKITALDCSVWFTVAFTFDRFVAISCQKLRPRYCTERRASVVIATVCMLACLRSIPFYFTNEPSYVINNIPYLCIGTAVYYTSPLWMAYESFDSIVTPLTPILFILSFNALTVKHIIKSNKIRRALVSSSDNHNDPESENRKKTMVLLFTLSGNFILLWTPYFVHSLKWRMRNYNYQDKYYSNPIYINQQTGFMLQLLSSCTNTCTYGLTQSKFRQELKNGVKYLVTLNGKLCK, encoded by the exons ATGGGCTATCCAGTTATCTTTGTGTTTGAAAGCATCTACTACCCCATTCTTGCAGCAGTTGGCATTACAG TTAACCTGGTGGCGATTGTAATCCTGTGCCGGGGAAAATGCAGACTCTCTAAATGCATTACTCGCTATTTGGTTGCCATGGCAATGGCAGATCTAATGGTAGTGATTGTTGAAGTCATACTGAAGCGAATTAACAACATTTATTTTCCGATAAACTTTTTGTTCATCACTCCGGTCTGTGCCACAATACTTGTCATAAAGATTACCGCCCTCGATTGCTCTGTTTGGTTCACGGTTGCTTTTACCTTTGATCGCTTTGTGGCCATTTCTTGTCAAAAACTCAGACCAAGGTACTGTACCGAGAGGAGAGCAAGTGTGGTTATAGCCACAGTGTGTATGCTGGCCTGTTTGAGGAGCATCCCGTTTTACTTTACGAATGAACCCAGTTACGTGATTAACAACATTCCATATCTCTGCATTGGAACTGCTGTCTATTATACCTCACCCCTGTGGATGGCTTACGAGTCGTTCGACAGTATAGTAACTCCTTTGACACCAATCCTTTTCATCCTTTCATTTAATGCCCTTACCGTTAAACATATTATAAAGTCCAATAAAATCCGGAGGGCACTTGTGAGTAGCAGCGATAATCACAATGATCCCGAGAGTGAGAACCGTAAGAAGACAATGGTTTTGCTCTTTACTCTATCTGGCAACTTCATCCTCCTCTGGACACCATATTTTGTACATTCCTTAAAATGGCGAATGAGAAACTACAATTACCAGGACAAGTATTACAGCAACCCCATATACATCAACCAGCAAACGGGATTCATGTTGCAActactcagttcctgcaccaacacttgcACCTATGGACTGACGCAGAGCAagttcagacaggagctgaaaaATGGGGTGAAGTATCTGGTCACACTGAATGGGAAACTCTGTAAATAG